Proteins encoded together in one Cyanobium sp. WAJ14-Wanaka window:
- a CDS encoding DUF3611 family protein: protein MADRLDLQLISAALRRMGWIRFWIQVVLSVVVVGVLVFNNIGGRMAANSSRALGLGPGISLTTLSFFVLLWCLWQGWLMIKCGRALDSAARPSKGETARLIKRGLIADLVGLTLAVVGYQSLAGSLFVQASQQVPGFFGAQIQGAAGGRGSVVGLPITSIEMFSVLGNTQVLFAHLLGLVISLWLLQRIYRPS from the coding sequence ATGGCCGACCGTCTCGACCTCCAGCTGATCTCCGCGGCGCTGCGACGGATGGGCTGGATTCGGTTCTGGATCCAGGTGGTGCTGTCCGTAGTGGTGGTGGGGGTGCTGGTGTTCAACAACATCGGCGGACGCATGGCCGCCAATTCCTCCAGGGCCCTGGGCCTGGGCCCGGGCATTTCCCTGACGACCCTGTCTTTCTTCGTGCTGCTCTGGTGCCTCTGGCAGGGCTGGCTGATGATCAAATGCGGCCGCGCCCTCGATAGCGCCGCCCGGCCCAGCAAGGGGGAAACGGCCCGCCTGATCAAGCGGGGCCTAATCGCCGACCTGGTGGGCCTCACCCTTGCGGTGGTGGGCTATCAGTCCTTGGCCGGCAGCCTCTTTGTGCAGGCCTCCCAACAGGTGCCAGGTTTCTTTGGGGCCCAAATCCAGGGCGCCGCCGGTGGCCGGGGCTCAGTGGTGGGGCTGCCGATCACCTCGATTGAGATGTTTTCCGTACTGGGCAACACCCAGGTGCTGTTTGCCCACCTGCTTGGCCTGGTGATCAGCCTCTGGCTGCTGCAGAGGATCTACCGGCCCTCCTAG
- the ribF gene encoding riboflavin biosynthesis protein RibF: MISLRSPQDVDRPTAIALGSFDGLHHGHRRVIAAVTGSEPALGPVPTIVSFWPHPREVLHGEARLRLDLPSEKLALLEPLGIRQLVLVPFDRALAVLTPEAFVEQVLVAQLAAQSIAVGENFRFGSGRSGDAQTLKTLGERHGMAVQVLPMLWDGPERVSSSRIRRALAAGDVAEARRLLERPYRFSGRVVRGRGLGRELGWPTANLQVDGRKFLPKEGVYAALAAVGDGPTCAAVMNLGPQPTVDPMAPSAVEVHLLDQGEELVGVELAGRELTVEPLAWLRTQMKFGNFEALSAQIAADAAQALQLGQAELAAMGSGRHG, encoded by the coding sequence TTGATATCCCTGCGATCACCCCAGGACGTTGACCGTCCCACAGCGATTGCCCTGGGCAGTTTTGATGGCTTGCACCATGGGCACCGGCGGGTAATTGCCGCGGTGACTGGCTCAGAACCCGCCCTAGGCCCAGTGCCAACAATTGTCAGCTTCTGGCCCCACCCCAGGGAGGTGCTGCACGGTGAGGCTCGCCTGCGCCTCGATCTGCCCTCGGAAAAGTTGGCCTTGCTGGAGCCCCTCGGGATTCGCCAGCTGGTGCTTGTGCCCTTTGATCGGGCCCTGGCCGTCTTGACGCCAGAGGCCTTTGTGGAGCAGGTGTTGGTGGCCCAGCTGGCGGCCCAAAGCATTGCCGTAGGCGAAAACTTCCGTTTTGGCTCCGGCCGCAGCGGCGATGCCCAAACCCTCAAAACCCTGGGCGAGCGCCATGGCATGGCAGTGCAGGTGCTGCCGATGTTGTGGGATGGCCCCGAGCGGGTGAGTAGTAGCCGGATTCGCCGGGCCCTGGCCGCCGGGGATGTGGCGGAGGCGCGGCGCCTGCTGGAGCGCCCCTATCGCTTTAGTGGCCGGGTGGTGCGCGGCCGCGGCCTGGGCCGGGAGCTGGGCTGGCCCACCGCCAACCTGCAGGTGGATGGCCGCAAGTTTCTGCCTAAGGAAGGGGTCTATGCGGCCCTGGCGGCGGTGGGGGATGGCCCCACCTGTGCGGCGGTGATGAACCTGGGCCCCCAGCCGACCGTGGATCCGATGGCCCCCTCAGCCGTGGAGGTGCATCTGCTCGACCAGGGCGAGGAGTTGGTTGGGGTGGAGCTGGCCGGGCGGGAGTTGACGGTGGAACCCCTGGCCTGGCTGCGTACCCAGATGAAGTTTGGGAATTTTGAGGCCCTCAGCGCCCAAATTGCGGCTGATGCGGCCCAGGCCCTGCAGCTGGGCCAGGCGGAGCTGGCCGCTATGGGCTCGGGTAGGCATGGGTGA
- the thiS gene encoding sulfur carrier protein ThiS, producing the protein MPNTTITIQLNGEARPCPAGLALPELLEQLGYRPQLVVVEFNGVILPRQLWPQQVVVESDVLEVVTIVGGGS; encoded by the coding sequence ATGCCAAACACCACGATCACGATCCAGCTCAATGGAGAAGCGCGCCCTTGCCCGGCGGGATTGGCCCTGCCGGAACTGCTGGAGCAGCTGGGCTACCGCCCCCAGCTGGTGGTGGTGGAGTTCAACGGCGTGATCTTGCCCCGCCAACTTTGGCCCCAGCAGGTGGTGGTGGAATCCGATGTGCTGGAGGTGGTCACCATCGTGGGGGGTGGTTCCTAG
- a CDS encoding antitoxin MazE family protein, whose amino-acid sequence MAAETTPDTDRQDARRAAIRSKVNAHRQRLRAQGMRPIQIWVPDVRSQQFATDARRQSQLVATGPDEVDIQAFIDSVYEWPDNSSQ is encoded by the coding sequence ATGGCTGCAGAAACGACTCCTGATACCGATCGACAGGATGCCCGTCGCGCTGCCATACGCAGCAAGGTGAACGCCCACCGGCAGCGACTGCGGGCCCAGGGAATGAGGCCGATCCAGATCTGGGTGCCAGATGTGCGGTCCCAACAATTTGCCACTGATGCGCGGCGGCAATCGCAGCTTGTGGCGACAGGCCCAGACGAGGTCGATATCCAGGCCTTTATCGACTCCGTTTACGAATGGCCTGACAACAGCAGCCAGTGA
- a CDS encoding ArdC-like ssDNA-binding domain-containing protein, producing the protein MAVVSPKVSQEEKLVAALIALLEAGTTPWRREWDGASGGHHLNLLSGRRYRGANPVLLTLGLHLRGSAIPYWCGFQEAKALGIFPRKGSKAVHVLRPQVHQRGEGRLVDASSTDGANPGGSWVSYRSVAVFNVVDLEGEGAVLRPEPERLVAAETVLSS; encoded by the coding sequence GTGGCTGTTGTTTCCCCGAAGGTTTCCCAAGAAGAAAAGCTGGTGGCCGCCCTGATTGCCCTGCTGGAAGCGGGCACAACCCCCTGGCGGCGGGAATGGGACGGCGCCTCTGGCGGCCATCATCTAAATCTGCTTTCAGGGCGGCGCTACCGCGGCGCTAATCCGGTGTTGCTCACCCTGGGCCTGCACCTACGGGGTTCCGCCATCCCCTACTGGTGCGGGTTTCAAGAAGCCAAGGCCTTGGGAATCTTTCCCCGCAAGGGCAGCAAGGCGGTGCATGTGCTGCGGCCCCAAGTTCATCAGCGGGGCGAGGGACGGCTGGTTGATGCCAGCTCCACAGACGGGGCAAACCCCGGCGGCAGCTGGGTCAGCTATCGCTCCGTGGCGGTATTCAACGTCGTCGATCTGGAAGGTGAGGGGGCTGTGTTGCGGCCCGAGCCGGAGCGGCTGGTGGCGGCAGAGACGGTGCTCAGTTCGTGA
- a CDS encoding zincin-like metallopeptidase domain-containing protein — MLFGGDRTCYLPSLDRIQLPDRSTFHSAGALYATWVHEAIHSSGHSSRLARDLSGGKAYAREELVVELLKESPKVLFQVLSDARKAADLISPETPATPPWRSGSVATKSTGQAKNHH; from the coding sequence GTGCTCTTTGGCGGTGATCGGACCTGTTACTTGCCCAGCCTCGATCGCATCCAGCTGCCTGATCGCAGCACCTTCCATTCCGCCGGGGCCCTCTATGCCACCTGGGTCCATGAAGCCATCCATTCCTCAGGCCACAGCTCGCGGCTGGCCCGCGATCTTTCCGGCGGCAAGGCCTATGCCCGTGAGGAGCTTGTGGTGGAGCTGCTTAAGGAGTCGCCCAAGGTGTTGTTTCAGGTGCTCAGCGATGCCCGCAAAGCCGCCGACCTGATCTCTCCGGAAACTCCTGCAACCCCACCCTGGCGCTCCGGATCTGTGGCAACCAAATCAACGGGCCAGGCCAAGAACCACCATTAG
- a CDS encoding type II toxin-antitoxin system PemK/MazF family toxin, with protein MAGGPGYAGKPRPVLVVQDDAFDQTDSVLICPLTTHAIEAPILRVDVSPSPANGLRSPSCLMVDKLTTVPRSRLGKCIGQLSDDQLLRLNRSLMVVLGLAR; from the coding sequence ATGGCAGGAGGGCCTGGCTATGCCGGTAAACCCAGGCCTGTACTTGTGGTGCAGGACGATGCCTTTGATCAAACCGATTCGGTGCTGATCTGCCCCCTCACCACTCACGCCATCGAAGCACCGATCCTGAGGGTTGATGTGTCTCCTTCGCCGGCGAATGGTTTACGTAGTCCCAGCTGCCTGATGGTGGACAAACTCACCACCGTGCCCCGCAGTCGACTAGGCAAGTGCATAGGTCAGCTGAGTGACGATCAATTGCTGCGCCTAAACCGCTCCCTAATGGTGGTTCTTGGCCTGGCCCGTTGA
- a CDS encoding TIGR03792 family protein codes for MIRLFCICLSLLLLAAHPAPVVAAFNEPDGSYDLVVVEQLRLKVPSESRQAWLEAEQGSWEPWLEQQPGFLGRQLLWDPQRQEGTLLIRWASREQWKAIPEADLSAVQQRFEELARAGTKTALGNPFPLVFEGELRLP; via the coding sequence ATGATCCGCTTGTTTTGTATATGTCTGTCGTTGCTGTTGCTGGCAGCCCATCCGGCCCCAGTGGTGGCGGCCTTCAACGAACCAGACGGCAGCTACGACCTGGTCGTGGTTGAGCAATTGCGCCTAAAAGTGCCAAGCGAATCTCGCCAGGCCTGGCTTGAGGCGGAACAGGGCAGCTGGGAGCCCTGGCTGGAGCAGCAACCGGGCTTCCTGGGGCGCCAATTGCTCTGGGATCCCCAGCGCCAGGAGGGCACCCTGCTGATTCGCTGGGCCAGCCGCGAACAGTGGAAAGCCATCCCAGAGGCCGACCTATCCGCCGTGCAGCAACGATTCGAAGAACTGGCCCGCGCAGGCACCAAAACCGCCCTCGGCAACCCCTTCCCCCTGGTTTTTGAAGGAGAGCTGCGGCTGCCATGA
- a CDS encoding methyltransferase domain-containing protein has translation MSSAAYVLGCDAEEQGRLARQHATWSAEMRAGWQRAGISAGQRLLDLGCGPGHASLELAELVGPTGSVLAIDSSAVFLAQLEHQCLQRQLPQLRTLEHNLSNPLSSNALLNEPGSGGWDGAWCRWLAMFLPQLEPMLDLLLEALRPGGRLVMHEYLRWDTFSLHPRGSNLELFVGRCIGHWRSHGGDPDVAQRLPALLEERGFRLLHSQSLMACAPSDNPKALWLQDFLGSYPAQLMAAGCWSADEQQALEAELHWARQHASLWVTPALVEMVWELQ, from the coding sequence ATGAGCTCGGCGGCCTATGTGCTCGGCTGCGATGCCGAAGAACAGGGGCGCCTGGCCAGGCAGCACGCCACCTGGAGCGCAGAGATGCGGGCCGGATGGCAACGGGCCGGCATTAGCGCCGGCCAGCGGCTGCTGGATTTGGGCTGCGGCCCCGGCCACGCCAGCCTCGAGCTGGCTGAACTGGTGGGCCCCACAGGCAGCGTATTGGCGATCGACAGCTCAGCGGTTTTCCTGGCCCAGCTGGAGCACCAGTGCCTCCAGCGTCAGCTACCGCAGCTGCGGACCCTTGAACACAACCTCAGCAACCCCCTATCCAGCAACGCCCTGCTGAATGAACCTGGTTCTGGTGGCTGGGATGGGGCCTGGTGCCGCTGGCTGGCGATGTTCCTGCCCCAGCTTGAGCCCATGCTCGACCTCCTGCTTGAGGCCCTCCGGCCCGGCGGCAGGTTGGTGATGCATGAATACCTGCGCTGGGACACCTTCTCCCTGCATCCGCGCGGCAGCAACCTGGAGTTGTTTGTGGGGCGTTGCATTGGCCATTGGCGCTCCCATGGCGGCGATCCCGACGTCGCCCAGCGGCTACCGGCCCTGCTGGAAGAGCGCGGCTTCAGGCTGTTGCACAGCCAGAGCCTGATGGCCTGCGCCCCCAGTGACAATCCCAAGGCGCTCTGGCTGCAGGATTTTCTAGGCAGCTATCCGGCCCAGTTGATGGCAGCCGGCTGCTGGAGCGCCGATGAACAGCAAGCCCTGGAGGCTGAACTCCACTGGGCAAGGCAGCATGCAAGCTTGTGGGTTACCCCGGCCCTGGTGGAAATGGTGTGGGAGCTGCAATGA
- the surE gene encoding 5'/3'-nucleotidase SurE, which yields MAPLKILISNDDGVFAEGIRTLANAAVARGHQVSVVCPDQERSATGHGLTLHTPIRAERADELFDDGVRAWACSGTPSDCVKLALFSLLDEWPDLVLSGINHGPNLGTDVLYSGTVSAAMEGTIEGLNALAVSSADFQWRQFAPAAQMALDVAEQMLQRGWPEGMLLNLNVPPRPLEAIGPLRWCRNAVRRYTDQFDQRVDPRGRTYYWLAGEVANDLDAVVSGPVDWPTDVAHVHAGGASLTPLQPDIFWRGASSDLPELGGIHG from the coding sequence ATGGCACCCCTCAAGATCCTGATCAGCAACGACGACGGGGTCTTCGCCGAGGGCATCCGCACCCTGGCGAATGCGGCCGTGGCCCGCGGCCACCAGGTGAGTGTGGTCTGCCCGGATCAGGAGCGCTCGGCCACCGGCCATGGCCTCACCCTCCACACCCCGATCAGGGCGGAGCGGGCCGATGAATTATTTGACGATGGGGTGCGGGCCTGGGCCTGCAGCGGCACCCCCAGCGATTGCGTCAAGTTGGCCTTGTTCAGCCTGCTGGATGAGTGGCCCGATTTAGTGCTCTCCGGCATCAACCATGGCCCCAACCTCGGCACCGACGTGCTCTATTCCGGCACCGTTTCGGCGGCGATGGAGGGCACGATCGAGGGGCTAAACGCCCTGGCTGTCAGTAGCGCCGATTTCCAGTGGCGCCAGTTCGCTCCGGCGGCCCAGATGGCCCTGGATGTGGCAGAGCAGATGCTGCAACGGGGCTGGCCCGAGGGAATGTTGCTCAACCTCAACGTGCCGCCGAGGCCCCTGGAGGCGATTGGGCCCCTGCGCTGGTGTCGCAATGCGGTGCGCCGCTACACCGATCAATTCGATCAGCGGGTTGATCCCCGGGGCCGCACCTACTACTGGCTGGCCGGCGAGGTGGCCAATGATTTAGATGCCGTGGTTTCAGGGCCCGTCGATTGGCCGACCGATGTGGCCCATGTCCATGCCGGTGGTGCCTCGCTCACCCCCCTGCAACCGGATATTTTCTGGCGGGGCGCCAGCTCCGACCTACCTGAGTTGGGCGGCATCCACGGCTAG
- the ispF gene encoding 2-C-methyl-D-erythritol 2,4-cyclodiphosphate synthase encodes MQLRIGNGYDMHRLVTGRPLILGGQTLLHPDGLGLDGHSDADVLVHAIMDALLGALSLGDIGKYFPPDDPQWQGADSLVLLEQVVALVRQRGWSVVNVDSVVIAERPKLKAHIEAMRAAIASRIGITAEQVGVKATTNEKLGPEGREEGISCHAVALLQMP; translated from the coding sequence ATGCAGCTCCGCATCGGCAACGGCTACGACATGCACCGCCTGGTAACTGGCCGGCCGCTGATCCTGGGGGGCCAAACCCTGCTGCATCCCGATGGGCTGGGGCTGGATGGCCACAGCGATGCAGACGTCTTGGTGCACGCAATCATGGATGCCCTGCTGGGCGCCCTGAGCCTCGGCGATATTGGCAAATACTTCCCGCCCGACGATCCCCAATGGCAAGGCGCCGACAGCCTGGTGCTGCTGGAGCAGGTGGTTGCCCTGGTGCGCCAGCGTGGCTGGAGCGTGGTGAATGTGGATTCAGTGGTGATCGCCGAACGGCCCAAGCTCAAAGCCCACATCGAAGCGATGCGGGCCGCCATTGCCAGCCGCATCGGCATTACAGCTGAACAGGTGGGGGTAAAGGCCACCACCAATGAAAAGTTGGGTCCAGAGGGCCGGGAAGAAGGCATCTCCTGCCACGCCGTAGCCCTGTTGCAGATGCCATGA
- a CDS encoding thiamine phosphate synthase → MSLSTPPDPGLLAVQRLLDANLDRAREGLRVLEDWARFGLDRADLVARSKDMRQRLGRLHRDEYKFARHSATDPAAGMAHPAQAERQAPSQVVGANAGRVHEALRVLEEFGRSLDGELASEASLLRYALYDLEVDLLQACRGGQERRLQLAQCRLYLVTSPSNRIEEMVEAALQGGVRLVQYRSKSGGPDGSQDLDDSQKLGQARNLRQLCSRHGALFVVNDRIDIALAVDADGVHLGQGDLPPAIARQLLGPAKLIGRSTHCLEQLRQAVADGCDYVGVGPVNATPTKPGREPVGLDYVRQAAAESPLPWFAIGGIDQTAIAAVRQAGGQRVAVVRAITEASDPKAATHGLLQALGQGA, encoded by the coding sequence ATGTCGCTTTCCACACCACCTGATCCGGGGCTCCTTGCGGTGCAGCGGTTGCTGGACGCCAACCTGGATCGGGCCCGGGAGGGGCTGAGGGTTCTGGAGGATTGGGCCCGCTTTGGCCTGGATCGGGCCGACCTGGTGGCCCGCAGCAAGGACATGCGCCAAAGGCTGGGCCGCCTGCACCGAGACGAATACAAATTTGCCCGCCATAGCGCCACCGATCCGGCCGCCGGCATGGCCCATCCCGCCCAGGCGGAGCGCCAGGCCCCAAGCCAGGTGGTGGGCGCCAATGCCGGCAGGGTGCACGAGGCCCTGCGGGTGCTGGAGGAATTTGGCCGCAGCCTGGATGGCGAGCTTGCCTCTGAGGCTTCCCTGTTGCGCTACGCCCTCTACGACCTGGAGGTGGACCTTTTGCAGGCCTGCCGGGGCGGCCAGGAGCGCCGGCTCCAGCTGGCCCAATGCCGTCTCTACCTAGTTACGAGCCCCAGCAACCGGATCGAGGAAATGGTGGAGGCGGCCCTGCAGGGAGGTGTGCGCCTGGTCCAATACCGCTCAAAAAGTGGTGGTCCAGATGGCAGCCAGGATCTTGATGACAGCCAGAAATTGGGGCAGGCCCGCAACCTGCGCCAGCTCTGCAGCCGCCATGGCGCCCTGTTTGTGGTCAACGACCGCATCGACATCGCCCTGGCGGTGGATGCCGATGGGGTGCACTTGGGCCAGGGGGATTTGCCGCCGGCCATCGCCCGCCAGCTCCTGGGGCCAGCCAAGTTGATCGGTCGCAGCACCCATTGCCTGGAGCAGCTGCGCCAGGCCGTGGCCGACGGTTGCGACTACGTGGGGGTGGGCCCGGTGAACGCCACCCCCACCAAGCCCGGCCGGGAGCCGGTGGGCCTCGACTATGTGCGTCAGGCCGCGGCCGAGAGCCCCCTGCCCTGGTTTGCGATTGGTGGCATTGACCAGACGGCCATTGCTGCGGTGCGCCAGGCGGGCGGCCAACGGGTGGCCGTGGTGCGGGCAATCACCGAGGCGAGTGATCCCAAGGCCGCCACCCATGGCCTGTTGCAAGCCCTGGGGCAGGGGGCCTGA
- a CDS encoding DUF1517 domain-containing protein, whose amino-acid sequence MVLPLFTVVLLLARPDPSWAASGGRIGGGSFRSAPSMPRSYGGGGYGGGYGGGARGGYGGGIGFPFLIPLFGFGGGGLFGFLVLMAVVGLLVNAVRGGGGGAVGSGRSALVPREDSRRVDGPVAIAQLQLGLLASARDLQTDLRRLASRADTNSPGGLQQVLQETSLALLRNPDLWVYANAEVGQVPFTSAESTFNRLSVAERSKLDREITSNVAGQLLPAGTVEAGDSDASSDFIAITLLVASRSRLTLSGAGSADQLRESLQQLGGVGAEDLIALEVIWQPDGAGEVLSTDALITAYPQLQHL is encoded by the coding sequence ATGGTGTTGCCGCTGTTCACGGTTGTGCTGCTGCTGGCCAGGCCTGATCCCAGCTGGGCAGCAAGTGGTGGCCGAATTGGTGGAGGCAGCTTTCGCTCTGCACCATCGATGCCCCGCAGCTACGGGGGTGGTGGCTACGGCGGCGGCTATGGGGGTGGCGCCCGCGGTGGCTACGGCGGCGGCATTGGTTTTCCCTTCCTGATTCCACTTTTTGGTTTTGGTGGTGGCGGCCTGTTTGGCTTTTTGGTGCTGATGGCCGTGGTGGGCTTGCTGGTCAATGCGGTGCGGGGGGGAGGTGGCGGTGCGGTTGGCAGCGGCCGCTCCGCACTTGTGCCCCGTGAGGACAGCCGCCGGGTTGATGGCCCGGTGGCGATTGCCCAGCTGCAACTTGGTCTTTTGGCTTCGGCCCGCGATCTGCAAACCGACTTGCGCCGCCTGGCTAGCCGGGCAGACACCAATAGCCCCGGTGGCCTGCAGCAGGTTTTGCAGGAAACCAGCCTGGCGCTGCTGCGTAATCCCGATTTGTGGGTTTACGCCAATGCAGAAGTGGGCCAGGTGCCCTTCACCAGTGCTGAGAGCACGTTTAACCGCTTGTCTGTGGCAGAGCGCAGCAAGCTCGATCGCGAGATCACCAGCAATGTGGCCGGTCAACTGCTGCCGGCGGGCACGGTTGAGGCTGGAGATAGTGATGCCAGCAGTGATTTCATCGCCATCACCCTGCTGGTGGCCAGCCGCAGTCGCTTGACCCTCAGCGGTGCAGGCTCGGCTGATCAGCTCAGGGAATCGCTGCAGCAGCTAGGTGGGGTGGGTGCGGAAGACTTGATTGCACTGGAAGTGATCTGGCAGCCCGATGGGGCCGGTGAGGTGCTCAGCACCGATGCCCTGATCACGGCCTATCCCCAGCTCCAGCACCTCTAA